The proteins below are encoded in one region of Gemmatimonadota bacterium:
- a CDS encoding TonB-dependent receptor — translation MARTITLVALGIALGGLAAPLGAQQSATTGAFRGRVADEEGRPIAGAQVVARNEATGLERSALADEDGRFLLPLIPPGGPYTLRATSVGYRGIAQSGYNVGVGDVVSVTLELPVQAVEVAALEVTAAPARIDVTQGGVVQRVGPDEVENLPVNGRDFTDFLNLSPLVSPHPETGTGGQFAVGGARASATNVQIDGADANNLFFGENRGSSRTPFAFSLESIKEFQLITNGFDVEHGNYLGGVMNAVTKGGTNEFRGSLFYLQRDEALTANDFLNQDPRDFTSKQFGLNVSGPAVRDKLHYFLSVDVQRKTQPIFAATPASTGAKPDSINKFLQILEQKYGVPSPGRFYGEKEQEENNLVLFGRVDWNLGRSHRLTVRQNYSSFEQTNDRIGATEAITNGGPFRDTVFSTVAELNSVLGGRAFNTLRFQWSDEVRPRPANPDGGYVPQVSVAIDGFRRIVFGGDGIIFRNRLKEKKLQFVDNFTIRSGAHTFKLGTNNLISTTENEFWLLGTGSYTFNSLKDFAEGRPANYFRLTRKCAVPLEANALGEKVYCPQYDVPFAEFQALEWSAYAQDDWQVNERLQLTAGVRYGGTSFQDQPGKVAALETAFGVRADVVPDFSGISPRLSFTYDLSGDQARL, via the coding sequence ATGGCGCGAACGATTACGCTCGTCGCCTTGGGCATCGCGCTGGGCGGCCTGGCTGCTCCCCTGGGCGCGCAGCAGAGCGCCACAACGGGCGCGTTCCGCGGCCGCGTGGCCGATGAGGAGGGGCGCCCGATAGCGGGCGCGCAGGTGGTGGCGCGCAACGAGGCCACGGGGCTGGAGCGCAGCGCGCTGGCCGATGAGGATGGCCGCTTCCTGCTGCCGCTGATCCCGCCCGGCGGGCCGTATACGCTGCGGGCGACGTCGGTCGGCTACCGCGGCATCGCCCAGTCCGGGTACAACGTGGGCGTGGGCGATGTGGTGAGCGTCACCCTCGAGCTGCCGGTGCAGGCGGTCGAGGTGGCGGCCCTCGAGGTCACGGCGGCGCCGGCCCGGATCGACGTGACGCAGGGGGGCGTGGTGCAGCGCGTGGGTCCGGACGAGGTCGAGAACCTGCCAGTGAACGGGCGGGATTTCACCGACTTCCTGAACCTCTCGCCGCTGGTAAGTCCGCACCCGGAGACGGGGACGGGCGGTCAGTTCGCGGTGGGCGGCGCGCGCGCCTCGGCGACCAACGTGCAGATCGACGGCGCGGATGCGAACAACCTGTTCTTCGGCGAGAACCGCGGCTCCTCGCGCACGCCCTTTGCCTTCTCGCTCGAGTCGATCAAGGAGTTCCAGCTCATCACGAACGGCTTCGACGTCGAGCACGGGAACTACCTGGGCGGGGTGATGAACGCGGTGACCAAGGGCGGCACGAACGAATTCCGCGGCTCGCTCTTCTATCTGCAGCGAGACGAGGCCCTGACGGCCAATGACTTCCTGAACCAGGACCCGCGGGACTTCACCTCCAAGCAGTTCGGCCTGAACGTCTCGGGCCCGGCCGTGCGCGACAAGCTGCACTACTTCCTGTCTGTGGATGTGCAGCGCAAGACGCAGCCGATCTTCGCCGCCACGCCCGCCTCCACGGGCGCGAAGCCGGACAGCATCAACAAGTTCCTCCAGATCCTGGAGCAGAAGTACGGCGTTCCCAGCCCCGGGCGCTTCTACGGCGAGAAGGAGCAGGAGGAGAACAACCTGGTGCTCTTCGGCCGCGTCGACTGGAACCTGGGCCGCAGCCACCGGCTGACGGTGCGGCAGAACTACTCGAGCTTCGAGCAGACCAACGACCGCATCGGCGCTACCGAGGCGATCACCAACGGCGGCCCCTTCCGCGACACGGTGTTCTCGACCGTGGCAGAGCTGAACTCGGTGCTGGGCGGCCGCGCGTTCAACACCCTGCGCTTCCAGTGGTCGGATGAGGTACGCCCCCGGCCCGCGAACCCCGACGGCGGCTACGTCCCGCAGGTCTCGGTGGCCATCGACGGCTTCCGGCGCATCGTGTTCGGCGGGGACGGCATCATCTTCCGCAACCGGCTGAAGGAGAAGAAGCTCCAGTTCGTGGACAACTTCACCATCCGGTCCGGTGCGCACACTTTCAAGCTGGGCACGAACAACCTGATCTCGACCACGGAGAACGAGTTCTGGCTGCTCGGCACAGGCAGCTACACCTTCAACAGCCTGAAGGACTTCGCGGAGGGCCGGCCGGCCAACTACTTCCGGCTCACGCGCAAGTGCGCCGTGCCGCTGGAGGCCAATGCGCTGGGCGAAAAGGTATACTGCCCGCAGTACGATGTGCCCTTTGCCGAGTTCCAGGCGCTCGAGTGGAGCGCCTACGCGCAGGACGACTGGCAGGTCAACGAGCGGCTCCAGTTGACGGCGGGCGTGCGCTACGGCGGCACGAGCTTCCAGGACCAGCCGGGCAAAGTGGCCGCGCTCGAGACGGCGTTCGGCGTCCGGGCGGACGTGGTGCCGGACTTCAGCGGCATCTCGCCCCGGCTTTCGTTCACCTACGACCTGAGCGGCGACCAGGCCCGGCT